From Streptomyces sp. 6-11-2, one genomic window encodes:
- a CDS encoding LacI family DNA-binding transcriptional regulator, with product MTTARRTGERAGHGGEGSARRSSGRGQKRVTIADVARASGASVSTVSRVINQVGTVAPDLADRVRETIADLGYRPNAAAQGLARGRSGTLGVLVPDLANQYFHDIIKALSAVARSNGSRVLVMDSNEDPAAERELAEDLVRYADGLLLCSPRMPRADLVALTGRDTPILVTNRQEPGLGLRAITVDFFRGVLALCGHLAQLGHRDVVYVAGPGSAWAHHERMRALAAAEDFGLRVRTVDGGSTADDGYAAADAALGTGASAVMAYNDFVALGLLARFAELGVRVPDDVSLTGFDEIDMARFSAPPLTTVAVPRGRLGQAAGAALLRLMAGEDDIEGESIPVDLHVRSSTGAPS from the coding sequence ATGACCACAGCGCGGCGCACCGGAGAGCGCGCCGGACACGGTGGTGAAGGGTCCGCGAGGCGGTCCTCCGGGCGGGGGCAGAAACGCGTCACCATCGCCGATGTGGCCCGCGCCTCCGGCGCCTCCGTGTCGACCGTCTCGCGGGTGATCAACCAGGTCGGCACCGTCGCCCCGGACCTCGCCGACCGGGTCCGCGAGACCATCGCCGACCTGGGCTACCGCCCGAACGCCGCGGCGCAGGGCCTGGCCAGGGGCCGCTCCGGCACGCTCGGGGTGCTCGTCCCGGACCTGGCGAACCAGTACTTCCACGACATCATCAAGGCCCTTTCCGCGGTGGCCAGATCCAACGGGTCCCGCGTCCTGGTCATGGACTCCAACGAGGACCCCGCCGCCGAGCGGGAACTGGCCGAGGACCTCGTCCGGTACGCGGACGGCCTGCTGCTCTGCTCCCCGCGGATGCCGCGCGCCGACCTCGTCGCGCTGACCGGCCGCGACACCCCGATCCTGGTCACCAACCGGCAGGAGCCCGGTCTCGGTCTGCGGGCGATCACCGTCGACTTCTTCCGCGGTGTCCTCGCCCTCTGCGGCCACCTCGCCCAGCTCGGGCACCGGGACGTCGTCTACGTCGCCGGCCCCGGGAGCGCCTGGGCCCACCACGAGCGGATGCGCGCCCTCGCCGCCGCCGAGGACTTCGGGCTCCGTGTGCGCACGGTCGACGGGGGCTCCACCGCCGACGACGGATACGCGGCGGCCGACGCCGCCCTCGGCACCGGCGCGAGCGCCGTGATGGCCTACAACGACTTCGTGGCGCTCGGACTGCTGGCGCGGTTCGCCGAACTCGGCGTACGGGTGCCGGACGATGTGTCCCTGACGGGCTTCGACGAGATCGACATGGCGCGCTTCTCGGCACCGCCCCTCACCACGGTAGCGGTTCCCCGAGGCCGACTCGGGCAGGCCGCCGGTGCGGCGCTGCTGCGGCTGATGGCCGGCGAGGATGACATCGAGGGCGAATCCATCCCGGTCGACCTGCACGTTCGTAGTTCGACCGGCGCACCTTCTTGA
- the ispG gene encoding flavodoxin-dependent (E)-4-hydroxy-3-methylbut-2-enyl-diphosphate synthase encodes MTAISLGMPSVPTKLAERRKSRQIQVGSVAVGGDAPVSVQSMTTTRTSDVGATLQQIAELTASGCQIVRVACPTQDDADVLATIARKSQIPVIADIHFQPKYVFAAIEAGCAAVRVNPGNIKQFDDKVREIARAAKDHGTPIRIGVNAGSLDRRLLQKYGKATPEALVESALWEASLFEEHDFRDIKISVKHNDPVVMIEAYRQLAAQCDYPLHLGVTEAGPAFQGTIKSAVAFGALLSEGIGDTIRVSLSAPPVEEIKVGIQILESLNLRQRGLEIVSCPSCGRAQVDVYKLAEEVTAGLTGMEVPLRVAVMGCVVNGPGEAREADLGVASGNGKGQIFVKGQVIKTVPESKIVETLIEEAMKIAEQMEQDGVASGEPEISVSG; translated from the coding sequence ATGACTGCGATTTCTCTCGGCATGCCGTCCGTTCCGACCAAGCTCGCCGAGCGCCGCAAGAGCCGGCAGATCCAGGTCGGTTCCGTGGCGGTGGGCGGGGACGCGCCGGTGTCGGTGCAGTCGATGACGACGACGCGTACGTCGGATGTCGGCGCCACCTTGCAGCAGATCGCGGAGCTGACGGCTTCGGGTTGTCAGATCGTGCGGGTGGCGTGTCCGACGCAGGACGACGCGGACGTGTTGGCGACGATCGCGCGGAAGTCGCAGATCCCGGTGATCGCGGACATTCACTTCCAGCCGAAGTACGTGTTCGCGGCGATCGAGGCGGGCTGTGCGGCGGTGCGGGTGAATCCGGGCAACATCAAGCAGTTCGACGACAAGGTGAGGGAGATCGCCAGGGCGGCGAAGGACCATGGGACGCCGATCCGTATCGGGGTGAACGCGGGTTCCCTGGACCGGCGGCTGCTGCAGAAGTACGGGAAGGCGACTCCGGAGGCGCTGGTGGAGTCGGCGCTGTGGGAGGCGTCCCTGTTCGAGGAGCACGACTTCCGGGACATCAAGATCTCGGTCAAGCACAACGACCCGGTCGTGATGATCGAGGCCTACCGGCAGCTCGCCGCCCAATGCGACTACCCGCTCCACCTCGGCGTGACCGAGGCCGGTCCGGCCTTCCAGGGCACGATCAAGTCGGCTGTCGCCTTCGGTGCGCTGCTCTCCGAGGGCATCGGCGACACCATCCGGGTGTCGCTGTCCGCGCCGCCGGTCGAGGAGATCAAGGTCGGTATCCAGATCCTGGAGTCGCTGAATCTGCGTCAGCGTGGTCTGGAGATCGTCTCCTGTCCGTCCTGCGGCCGGGCCCAGGTCGATGTGTACAAGCTGGCCGAGGAGGTCACGGCGGGTCTGACCGGTATGGAGGTGCCGTTGCGCGTCGCGGTCATGGGCTGTGTCGTGAACGGTCCCGGTGAGGCCCGTGAGGCCGACCTCGGGGTCGCCTCCGGCAACGGCAAGGGGCAGATCTTCGTCAAGGGGCAGGTCATCAAGACCGTTCCGGAGTCGAAGATCGTGGAGACCCTGATCGAGGAGGCCATGAAGATCGCCGAGCAGATGGAGCAGGACGGCGTCGCCTCGGGCGAGCCGGAGATCTCGGTCAGCGGCTGA
- a CDS encoding RIP metalloprotease: MMILGIVVFVVGLLVSIAWHELGHLSTAKLFGIRVPQYMVGFGPTLWSRRKGETEYGIKAIPFGGYIRMIGMFPPGDDGRITARSTSPWRGMIEDARSAAFEELGPGDEKRLFYTRAPWKRVIVMFAGPFMNLILAVALFLTVLMGFGISQQTTTVSSVSQCVIAQSENRDNCKKTDAPAPAAAAGLKAGDKIVSFNGVKTDNWNQLSDLIRANPGKEASIVVDRKGQDVTLHAKIATNQVAKKDSHGQIVQGQYVSAGFLGFSAATGIVRQDLGQSVTWMGDRLGEAVHSIASLPAKVPALWNAAFDGAPRQPDSPMGVVGAARVGGEIFTLDIPPTQQLAMALMLVAGFNLSLFLFNMLPLLPLDGGHIAGALWESLRRNLARVLRRPDPGPFDVAKLMPVAYVVAGVFVCFTVLVLIADVVNPVKIS; this comes from the coding sequence ATGATGATCCTCGGCATAGTCGTCTTCGTGGTGGGCCTGCTGGTCTCGATCGCGTGGCACGAGCTGGGGCATCTTTCCACCGCCAAGCTCTTCGGCATCCGAGTGCCGCAGTACATGGTGGGATTCGGCCCGACGCTCTGGTCCCGCAGGAAGGGCGAGACGGAGTACGGCATCAAGGCCATCCCGTTCGGTGGCTACATCCGCATGATCGGCATGTTCCCGCCGGGCGACGACGGCCGGATCACCGCGCGCTCCACGTCGCCCTGGCGCGGCATGATCGAGGACGCCCGCTCGGCGGCATTCGAGGAGCTCGGCCCCGGTGACGAGAAGCGCCTGTTCTACACACGTGCCCCGTGGAAGCGGGTCATCGTGATGTTCGCGGGCCCCTTCATGAACCTGATCCTCGCGGTCGCGCTGTTCCTGACCGTCCTCATGGGCTTCGGCATCTCGCAGCAGACGACCACCGTCAGCTCGGTCTCCCAGTGCGTCATCGCGCAGAGCGAGAACCGCGACAACTGCAAGAAGACCGACGCCCCGGCGCCGGCCGCGGCCGCGGGCCTGAAGGCGGGCGACAAGATCGTCTCCTTCAACGGGGTGAAGACCGACAACTGGAACCAGCTGTCCGACCTGATCCGCGCCAACCCCGGCAAGGAGGCGTCGATCGTCGTCGACCGCAAGGGCCAGGACGTCACCCTGCACGCGAAGATCGCCACCAACCAGGTCGCCAAGAAGGACTCCCACGGCCAGATCGTGCAGGGGCAGTACGTCAGCGCCGGCTTCCTCGGCTTCAGCGCCGCCACCGGCATCGTCCGCCAGGACCTCGGCCAGTCCGTGACCTGGATGGGCGACCGGCTCGGCGAGGCCGTCCACTCCATCGCGAGCCTGCCCGCCAAGGTGCCGGCCCTGTGGAACGCGGCCTTCGACGGCGCTCCCCGCCAGCCCGACTCCCCGATGGGCGTCGTCGGCGCGGCCCGCGTCGGCGGCGAGATCTTCACCCTGGACATCCCGCCCACCCAGCAGCTGGCCATGGCCCTGATGCTGGTCGCCGGCTTCAACCTCTCCCTGTTCCTGTTCAACATGCTCCCGCTGCTCCCGCTGGACGGCGGGCACATCGCGGGGGCGCTGTGGGAGTCGCTGCGGCGGAATCTGGCGAGGGTGCTGCGCCGGCCGGACCCGGGTCCGTTCGACGTGGCGAAGCTGATGCCGGTGGCCTACGTGGTGGCGGGCGTCTTCGTCTGCTTCACGGTCCTCGTCCTGATCGCGGACGTGGTCAACCCGGTCAAAATCTCCTAG
- the dxr gene encoding 1-deoxy-D-xylulose-5-phosphate reductoisomerase has translation MSDSPAPLADPHLVFDPVAGDGPKDVVVLGSTGSIGTQAIDLVLRNPDRFRVTGLSANGGRVGLLAEQAYRLRVRTVAVAREDVVPALREALAAQYGTSEPLPEILAGPDAAPQLAASDCHTVLNGITGSIGLAPTLAALEAGRTLALANKESLIVGGPLVKALAKPGQIIPVDSEHAALFQALAAGTRTDVRKLVVTASGGPFRGRTKAELADVTVEDALAHPTWAMGPVITVNSATLVNKGLEVIEAHLLYDISFDRIEVVVHPQSYVHSMVEFTDGSTLAQATPPDMRGPIAIGLGWPERVPDAAPAFDWSKASTWEFFPLDNEAFPSVGLARHVGRLAGTAPAVFNAANEECVDAFLRGTLPFNGIMETVTQVVEEHGTPRTGTTLTVPDVLEAETWARARARELTARTATAEARA, from the coding sequence ATGAGCGACAGTCCAGCCCCTCTCGCCGACCCGCACCTCGTCTTCGACCCCGTCGCCGGGGACGGGCCCAAGGACGTGGTGGTCCTCGGGTCCACCGGGTCCATCGGCACCCAGGCCATCGACCTCGTACTGCGCAACCCGGACCGCTTCCGGGTCACCGGGCTCTCCGCCAACGGCGGACGGGTCGGTCTCCTCGCCGAGCAGGCGTACCGGCTGCGCGTGCGGACCGTCGCCGTGGCCCGCGAGGACGTCGTACCGGCCCTGCGCGAGGCGCTCGCCGCGCAGTACGGGACGTCCGAGCCGCTCCCCGAGATCCTCGCCGGACCGGACGCGGCCCCCCAGCTCGCCGCCTCCGACTGCCACACCGTGCTCAACGGCATCACCGGCTCCATCGGCCTCGCCCCGACCCTCGCCGCCCTGGAGGCGGGCCGCACCCTCGCGCTCGCCAACAAGGAGTCGCTCATCGTCGGCGGCCCGCTGGTCAAGGCGCTCGCCAAGCCCGGTCAGATCATCCCGGTGGACTCCGAGCACGCCGCCCTCTTCCAGGCGCTCGCGGCGGGGACACGGACCGACGTGCGCAAGCTGGTCGTCACCGCATCGGGCGGGCCCTTCCGCGGCCGGACCAAGGCCGAGCTCGCCGACGTCACCGTCGAGGACGCCCTCGCCCACCCCACCTGGGCGATGGGTCCGGTGATCACGGTCAACTCCGCCACCCTGGTCAACAAGGGTCTTGAGGTCATCGAGGCACACCTGCTGTACGACATTTCCTTCGATCGCATTGAGGTCGTCGTGCATCCGCAGTCGTATGTCCACTCGATGGTTGAGTTCACCGACGGATCCACCCTCGCCCAGGCGACGCCCCCCGACATGCGCGGGCCCATCGCCATCGGCCTGGGCTGGCCCGAACGCGTTCCGGACGCCGCGCCCGCCTTCGACTGGAGCAAGGCGTCGACCTGGGAGTTCTTCCCGCTCGACAACGAGGCCTTCCCCTCCGTGGGGCTCGCCCGGCACGTGGGCCGGCTCGCCGGTACCGCCCCGGCCGTGTTCAACGCGGCCAACGAGGAGTGCGTCGACGCGTTTCTGCGCGGCACACTGCCCTTCAACGGGATCATGGAGACCGTGACACAAGTGGTCGAGGAGCACGGCACACCCCGCACGGGAACTACGCTGACTGTGCCGGACGTCCTCGAAGCGGAGACCTGGGCCCGCGCCAGGGCCCGGGAACTGACAGCGCGGACGGCGACAGCGGAGGCGCGTGCATGA
- a CDS encoding acyl-CoA dehydrogenase family protein, with protein sequence MSAPTSNKPTVTEREARQVAEAAREQDWRRPSFAKELFLGRFRLDLIHPHPLPAPDDAQRGEEFLAKLRDFCETKIDSARIERDARIPDEVVTGLKELGALGMKIDTKYGGLGLTQVYYNKALALAGSASPAIGALLSAHQSIGVPQPLKLFGTQEQKDTFLPRCARTDISAFLLTEPDVGSDPARLATTAVPDGDDYILDGVKLWTTNGVVADLLVVMARVPKSEGHRGGITAFVVEAASEGITVENRNAFMGLRGIENGVTRFHQVRVPAAHRIGAEGQGLKIALTTLNTGRLSLPAMCAGAGKWCLKIAREWSAAREQWGKPVALHEAVGSKISFIAATTFALEAVLDLSSQMADENRNDIRIEAALAKLYGSEMAWRMADELVQIRGGRGFETAASLAARGERAVPAEQMLRDLRINRIFEGSTEIMHLLIAREAVDAHLSVAGDLIDPDKTLSDKARAGANAGVFYAKWLPKLVAGPGQLPRSYAEFHPPGHVDLSGHLRYVERHARKLARSTFYAMSRWQGRMETKQGFLGRVVDIGAELFAMSAACVRAELLRAHGDHGREAYQLADAFCRQSRIRVAELFDRLWSNTDDLDRKVVKGVLGGAYTWLEEGIIDPSDDGPWIAAADPGPSERENVHRPIR encoded by the coding sequence ATGTCCGCACCAACGTCCAACAAGCCCACCGTCACCGAGCGCGAGGCCCGCCAGGTGGCGGAGGCCGCCCGGGAGCAGGACTGGCGCAGGCCCAGCTTCGCCAAGGAGCTGTTCCTCGGCCGCTTCCGGCTCGACCTCATCCATCCGCATCCGCTGCCCGCCCCCGACGACGCCCAGCGCGGCGAGGAATTCCTCGCCAAGCTCCGTGACTTCTGCGAGACGAAGATCGACTCGGCCCGCATCGAGCGCGACGCGCGGATCCCGGACGAGGTCGTCACCGGGCTCAAGGAGCTCGGCGCGCTCGGTATGAAGATCGACACCAAGTACGGCGGCCTCGGCCTGACCCAGGTCTACTACAACAAGGCCCTCGCCCTGGCCGGCTCCGCCAGCCCCGCGATCGGCGCGCTGCTCTCCGCGCACCAGTCGATCGGTGTGCCGCAGCCGCTGAAACTCTTCGGCACCCAGGAGCAGAAGGACACCTTCCTGCCGCGCTGCGCCCGCACCGACATCTCCGCCTTCCTGCTCACCGAGCCGGACGTCGGCTCCGACCCGGCACGCCTGGCGACCACGGCGGTCCCGGACGGCGACGACTACATCCTCGACGGGGTCAAGCTGTGGACGACCAACGGGGTCGTGGCCGACCTCCTCGTCGTCATGGCGCGCGTGCCGAAGTCGGAGGGCCATCGGGGCGGCATCACCGCCTTCGTCGTCGAGGCCGCCTCCGAGGGCATCACGGTGGAGAACCGCAACGCCTTCATGGGCCTGCGCGGCATCGAGAACGGCGTCACCCGCTTCCACCAGGTCCGGGTACCGGCCGCCCACCGCATCGGCGCCGAGGGCCAGGGTCTGAAGATCGCCCTGACCACCCTGAACACCGGCCGGCTGTCCCTGCCGGCGATGTGCGCGGGCGCGGGCAAGTGGTGCCTGAAGATCGCCCGCGAGTGGTCCGCGGCCCGCGAGCAGTGGGGCAAGCCGGTCGCGCTGCACGAGGCGGTCGGCTCGAAGATCTCCTTCATCGCGGCCACCACCTTCGCGCTGGAGGCGGTGCTCGACCTGTCGTCCCAGATGGCCGACGAGAACCGCAACGACATCCGCATCGAGGCCGCCCTCGCCAAGCTCTACGGCTCCGAGATGGCCTGGCGGATGGCCGACGAACTGGTCCAGATCCGCGGCGGCCGCGGCTTCGAGACGGCCGCGTCCCTCGCCGCCCGCGGAGAACGTGCGGTGCCCGCCGAGCAGATGCTGCGCGACCTGCGCATCAACCGCATCTTCGAGGGCTCCACCGAGATCATGCACCTGCTGATCGCGCGCGAGGCGGTCGACGCCCACCTCTCGGTCGCCGGCGACCTCATCGACCCCGACAAGACCCTCTCGGACAAGGCGAGGGCGGGCGCGAACGCCGGCGTCTTCTACGCCAAGTGGCTGCCGAAGCTGGTCGCGGGCCCGGGCCAGCTCCCGCGCTCGTACGCCGAGTTCCACCCGCCCGGGCACGTCGACCTCTCCGGCCACCTGCGCTACGTCGAACGCCACGCCCGCAAGCTCGCCCGCTCCACCTTCTACGCCATGTCCCGCTGGCAGGGCCGGATGGAGACCAAGCAGGGCTTCCTCGGCAGGGTCGTCGACATCGGCGCCGAACTGTTCGCGATGAGCGCGGCCTGCGTCCGCGCCGAGCTCCTGCGCGCCCACGGCGACCACGGCCGCGAGGCCTACCAGCTCGCCGACGCCTTCTGCCGCCAGTCCCGCATCCGCGTCGCCGAACTCTTCGACCGCCTGTGGAGCAACACCGACGACCTTGACCGCAAGGTCGTCAAGGGCGTCCTCGGCGGCGCCTACACCTGGCTGGAGGAAGGCATCATCGACCCGTCGGACGACGGCCCCTGGATCGCGGCGGCGGACCCCGGCCCGAGCGAGCGGGAGAACGTGCACCGGCCGATCAGGTAA
- a CDS encoding LacI family DNA-binding transcriptional regulator → MVTLAEVAQHAGVSASTVSYVLSGKRSISASTRQRVEESIRQLGYHPNAGARALASSRSNIIALMIPLRTDMYVPVMMEIAIAVATTARTYGYDVLLLTGEEGPDAVRRVTGSGLADAMILMDVELDDERLPLLRGTDQPSVLIGLPADTSGLTCVDLDWGATGALCVEHLALLGHHDIAVIGEAPAVYERHTGFAERTLDGLRSRARELGLGLLHRPCEGGYDAMAVTLARILDERPGTTGFVVQNESAVEPLLALLRQQGRAVPEDVSVVAICPDQVAVQASVRLTSVGIPAQEMGRHAVARLVAKLDGHGADEVVLIAPELTVRASSGPVRSGS, encoded by the coding sequence ATGGTCACCCTCGCCGAGGTCGCCCAGCACGCCGGAGTCTCGGCGAGCACGGTGAGCTACGTCCTCAGCGGCAAGCGGTCCATCTCCGCGAGTACCCGGCAGCGGGTCGAGGAGAGCATCCGGCAGCTCGGCTACCACCCGAACGCGGGCGCCCGCGCCCTGGCGAGCAGCAGGTCCAACATCATCGCCCTGATGATCCCGCTGCGTACCGACATGTACGTGCCGGTGATGATGGAGATCGCCATCGCCGTGGCGACCACCGCCCGCACGTACGGCTACGACGTGCTGCTGCTCACCGGTGAGGAGGGCCCCGACGCGGTGCGCCGGGTCACCGGCAGCGGGCTCGCCGACGCCATGATCCTGATGGACGTCGAGCTGGACGACGAACGGCTGCCGCTGCTGCGCGGGACCGACCAGCCGTCGGTCCTGATCGGGCTGCCCGCCGACACCAGCGGCCTGACCTGCGTGGACCTGGACTGGGGTGCGACGGGCGCGCTGTGCGTGGAGCATCTGGCGCTGCTCGGGCACCATGACATCGCCGTCATCGGCGAGGCTCCCGCGGTCTACGAACGGCACACCGGCTTCGCCGAACGCACCCTCGACGGTCTGCGCTCCCGGGCCCGCGAGCTGGGCCTGGGCCTGCTGCACCGCCCGTGCGAGGGCGGGTACGACGCGATGGCGGTGACCCTGGCCCGGATCCTCGACGAGCGTCCGGGCACCACCGGCTTCGTCGTGCAGAACGAGTCCGCCGTCGAACCCCTGCTCGCCCTGCTGCGCCAGCAGGGCCGCGCGGTCCCCGAGGACGTGTCGGTGGTCGCGATCTGCCCGGACCAGGTCGCCGTCCAGGCCTCGGTGCGCCTGACCTCGGTGGGCATCCCCGCCCAGGAGATGGGCCGGCACGCGGTCGCGCGCCTGGTGGCCAAGCTCGACGGGCACGGCGCGGACGAAGTGGTGCTGATCGCGCCCGAGTTGACGGTCCGGGCGAGTTCCGGGCCGGTCCGCTCCGGCTCCTGA
- a CDS encoding TIM-barrel domain-containing protein: MNQHAETQPPHGPVSLAQSSPTVGMSRDRDGVLEWSGRQETVRIEPWGPDAVRVRARLGGPLLDDLPGALLAHAPATESTVKIEDGRGRLTVGALTVDVDAAGLIRFLRTDDLTELLAEERAHFWWPGPRLYTAVGNGHHRLEQRFCAYDDERLYGLGQHQHGRLDQKGLVVDLVQRNAEVSIPVLTSSRGYTLLWNNPAIGRVELAGNGTRWVADSARQIDYWITAGSPADAQRRYSAVTGRTPMLPEWAAGFWQCKLRYRTQDELLEVAREYKRRNLPIDAIVCDFFHWTHLGEWKFDPEEWPDPAAMVRELADLGIKLVVSVWPSVSPLSENHPVMEQRGYFIGTQYGPMAHADWPDKQVASTVQVAFYDATNPEARAFVWSRIKENYLDPYGITAFWLDACEPELKPGFAENLRYWAGPGLEVGNLYPAENSRAFEEGLRAAGVDEVITLNRSAWAGSQRHGAALWSGDIGTDFATLRRQIAAGLNTALSGIPWWNTDIGGFHGGDPDDPAYQELLVRWFQFGALSPLMRLHGFRDPGMPLGPEMTGGPNEVWSYGERAYPVLEKYLRLRERLKPYVLEVMREAHEEGLPVMRPLFLEFPADQTAWTADDSYLLGRDLLVAPVLTAGATARTAYLPAGARWTDAWTGREYAGGTAVTVDAPLDRIPLFLRDGAELPVAG, encoded by the coding sequence GTGAACCAGCATGCCGAGACCCAGCCCCCGCACGGCCCGGTCAGCCTCGCCCAGTCCTCCCCCACGGTCGGCATGTCCCGCGACCGGGACGGCGTGCTGGAGTGGAGCGGCCGCCAGGAGACCGTACGCATCGAGCCGTGGGGGCCGGACGCGGTCCGGGTGCGCGCCCGGCTCGGGGGCCCGCTCCTGGACGACCTGCCCGGAGCCCTCCTCGCCCACGCGCCGGCCACCGAGAGCACCGTCAAGATCGAGGACGGCCGGGGGCGCCTGACCGTCGGCGCGCTCACGGTCGACGTCGACGCCGCGGGCCTGATCCGCTTCCTGCGCACGGACGACCTCACGGAACTGCTGGCGGAGGAGCGCGCCCACTTCTGGTGGCCCGGCCCCCGCCTCTACACCGCCGTCGGCAACGGCCACCACCGCCTGGAGCAGCGCTTCTGCGCCTACGACGACGAGAGGCTGTACGGCCTCGGCCAGCACCAGCACGGCCGGCTGGACCAGAAGGGCCTGGTCGTCGACCTGGTCCAGCGCAACGCCGAGGTGTCCATCCCCGTGCTCACCTCCAGCCGCGGCTACACCCTGCTGTGGAACAACCCGGCCATCGGCCGCGTGGAGCTGGCCGGGAACGGCACCCGTTGGGTGGCGGACTCCGCCCGCCAGATCGACTACTGGATCACCGCGGGGTCCCCGGCCGATGCCCAGCGCCGCTACAGCGCGGTGACCGGCCGTACGCCCATGCTGCCCGAGTGGGCGGCCGGCTTCTGGCAGTGCAAGCTGCGCTACCGCACCCAGGACGAACTCCTCGAAGTGGCCCGGGAGTACAAACGGCGGAACCTGCCCATCGACGCGATCGTCTGCGACTTCTTCCACTGGACCCACCTGGGCGAGTGGAAGTTCGACCCCGAGGAGTGGCCGGACCCGGCGGCGATGGTGCGCGAGCTGGCGGACCTCGGCATCAAGCTGGTGGTGTCCGTCTGGCCGTCGGTGTCCCCGCTGAGCGAGAACCACCCGGTGATGGAGCAGCGCGGCTACTTCATCGGCACGCAGTACGGTCCGATGGCGCACGCCGACTGGCCGGACAAGCAGGTCGCCTCGACCGTCCAGGTGGCCTTCTACGACGCCACCAACCCCGAGGCGCGCGCGTTCGTGTGGTCCAGGATCAAGGAGAACTACCTGGACCCGTACGGCATCACGGCGTTCTGGCTGGACGCCTGCGAGCCGGAGCTGAAGCCGGGCTTCGCCGAGAACCTGCGCTACTGGGCGGGCCCCGGCCTGGAGGTCGGCAACCTCTACCCGGCGGAGAACTCCCGCGCCTTCGAGGAGGGCCTTCGCGCCGCCGGCGTGGACGAGGTGATCACCCTCAACCGCTCGGCGTGGGCGGGCAGTCAGCGGCACGGAGCCGCCCTGTGGTCCGGTGACATCGGCACCGACTTCGCGACCCTGCGCCGCCAGATCGCGGCCGGCCTGAACACCGCGCTGTCCGGGATCCCCTGGTGGAACACCGACATCGGCGGCTTCCACGGCGGCGACCCGGACGACCCCGCCTACCAGGAGCTGCTGGTGCGCTGGTTCCAGTTCGGCGCGCTGTCCCCGCTGATGCGGCTGCACGGCTTCCGTGACCCGGGCATGCCGCTCGGCCCGGAGATGACCGGCGGTCCCAACGAGGTCTGGTCGTACGGCGAGCGGGCGTACCCCGTCCTGGAGAAGTACCTGCGGCTGCGCGAGCGCCTGAAGCCGTACGTGCTGGAGGTCATGCGGGAGGCCCACGAGGAGGGGCTGCCGGTGATGCGGCCGCTGTTCCTGGAGTTCCCCGCGGACCAGACGGCGTGGACGGCGGACGACTCCTACCTCCTCGGCCGGGATCTGCTGGTCGCCCCGGTGCTGACGGCCGGGGCCACGGCCCGCACCGCGTACCTCCCGGCGGGCGCGCGGTGGACCGACGCGTGGACCGGCCGGGAGTACGCGGGCGGTACTGCCGTGACGGTCGACGCTCCCCTGGACCGGATCCCGCTGTTCCTGCGGGACGGGGCCGAGCTGCCGGTCGCCGGGTAG